Proteins encoded together in one Lathyrus oleraceus cultivar Zhongwan6 chromosome 5, CAAS_Psat_ZW6_1.0, whole genome shotgun sequence window:
- the LOC127084309 gene encoding helicase sen1 isoform X2, whose protein sequence is MERSFNAKREEIDLASLVEIVFSWSFNDVRNENLKNKVQKIPQTFMSVTDYLSSFTPSLIEETHSDLASSLYGVQRAPFCEVLTAEPERSKSYIPTKFLLYQISVNRTNNDTKDVGTYEPEVGDLIALTDFKPKTVEDLNRPRRYYHIAYVYGSKESTGKISVLSSKCIDMDINSNYLGSNNTPKLYAIYLLNLTTNIRVWKALNSELEGANTNMIKKVLQANSNNAENCQLCISGENHIAACSRIQSMIQSQNLNESQKDAVLSCVSMSECHHSDTIKLIWGPPGTGKTKTVASLLFSLLKFKTRTLTCAPTNTAVLEVAARLQNLVKKSLEHNSETYGFGDIVVFGNRSRMKVDDYRCLQDIFLDYRASNLLKCFASSTGWKHQLESMIMLLEDPSKQFGLYKLRVEADILSLEQFAEQKQSDIELEYSSSKQDEKVNDPMTLEQFKKEYLSYKENKKNSVMTLEQFVKQRFSYMGAELKVCMQTLYTHLPTSLVPFEEMKKIPIAIDLLTSLESSLSKAKLKQALDNHADGESIFNSLGGLNIKREECLCLLRSLLETVSLPKVTDKYGIEKLCLMNARLIFCTASSSTRLFAEGMTPIQFLVIDEAAQLKECESAIPLQLPGLHHAILIGDERQLPAVVKSKVTEEAGYGRSLFERLVLLGYKKHLLNTQYRMHPSISLFPNKEFYDEQLVDAPIVKEMEYNRCFLEGKMYASFSFINIAKGKEQRGRGHSSKNIVEAAAISKIIGNLEEEFLRTRKKVSIGVISPYNAQVYEIQEKIKLNNSVSDPDFSVSVRSVDGFQGGEEDIIIISTVRSNGDAKVGFLSNRQRANVALTRARHCLWILGNETTLENSDSVWKELVLDAKERGCFHNADEDKKLAEAIEDALLEIELFDEPESPFKKLSLQDRSERFATTTRGSLYTRGFSRGRGRPPPRRSRW, encoded by the exons ATGGAGAGGAGTTTTAATGCTAAGAGGGAGGAAATTGATCTTGCAAGTTTGGTAGAAATTGTATTTTCTTGGAGTTTCAACGATGTTCGCAACGAAAACCTCAAGAACAAG GTGCAAAAGATCCCACAAACATTCATGTCAGTAACAGATTACTTAAGCTCATTCACTCCTTCATTGATTGAAGAAACTCACAGTGATCTCGCTTCAAGCTTGTATGGCGTGCAACGCGCACCTTTTTGTGAGGTATTGACAGCTGAACCTGAAAGATCCAAAAGCTACATACCAACCAAGTTCTTGCTGTATCAAATCTCGGTGAACAGAACTAATAACGATACAAAAGATGTTGGAACATATGAACCAGAAGTTGGAGATCTCATTGCGTTGACAGACTTCAAACCGAAAACTGTGGAAGACTTAAACCGGCCTAGAAGATATTATCACATTGCTTATGTTTATGGGTCAAAAGAAAGTACAGGCAAGATCTCAGTTTTGTCTTCTAAATGCATTGATATGGATATTAACTCTAATTACTTGGGGAGCAACAATACACCAAAGCTTTATGCTATCTACCTTTTGAATCTGACAACAAATATTCGTGTTTGGAAAGCCTTGAACTCGGAGTTGGAAGGTGCAAACACGAATATGATTAAAAAGGTGCTGCAAGCTAATTCAAAT AATGCAGAAAACTGTCAACTTTGCATTTCCGGAGAAAACCATATTGCAGCTTGTTCTAGAATACAAAGCATGATCCAATCTCAGAATCTGAATGAATCCCAAAAAGATGCAGTTTTAAGCTGTGTTTCCATGAGTGAATGTCATCACAGTGACACTATTAAACTCATTTGGGGTCCACCAGGGACTGGCAAAACAAAGACAGTGGCCTCCTTGTTATTTTCCCTGCTCAAGTTTAAAACCAGAACATTGACATGTGCTCCGACTAATACTGCTGTGTTGGAAGTGGCTGCTCGCCTGCAGAATTTAGTTAAGAAGTCACTTGAGCATAATTCCGAAACATATGGTTTTGGTGACATAGTGGTATTCGGAAACAGATCTCGAATGAAAGTAGACGATTACCGTTGTCTCCAGGATATCTTTCTTGATTATCGCGCAAGTAATCTTTTGAAGTGTTTTGCTTCATCCACTGGATGGAAACATCAGTTAGAATCAATGATCATGTTGCTCGAGGACCCCTCAAAGCAATTTGGTTTGTATAAGCTTCGTGTAGAAGCTGATATTCTGTCATTAGAACAATTTGCAGAGCAAAAACAGAGTGATATAGAACTTGAATATAGTTCATCTAAGCAAGATGAGAAGGTTAATGATCCTATGACATTAGAACAATTTAAGAAGGAATACCTTTCCTATAAGGAAAATAAAAAGAATAGTGTCATGACATTGGAACAATTTGTTAAGCAGAGATTCAGTTACATGGGAGCTGAGCTCAAGGTATGCATGCAAACCTTGTATACACACCTACCAACATCTTTAGTTCCATTTGAGGAGATGAAGAAAATTCCTATAGCTATTGATTTGCTAACATCTCTTGAAAGCTCCTTGAGTAAAGCCAAGTTGAAACAAGCTCTCGACAACCATGCAGACGGAGAAAGCATTTTTAACTCGCTTGGAGGGTTAAACATCAAAAGAGAAGAGTGCCTTTGTTTACTAAGATCACTTCTTGAGACAGTTTCACTTCCAAAAGTTACCGACAAATATGGAATTGAAAAATTGTGCTTGATGAATGCACGCCTGATTTTCTGTACTGCATCAAGTTCTACTAGACTTTTTGCAGAAGGAATGACACCGATACAATTTCTAGTTATTGATGAGGCAGCTCAGCTAAAAGAATGTGAATCAGCTATTCCATTGCAGCTTCCAGGTCTCCACCATGCTATTCTCATAGGTGATGAGAGACAACTTCCTGCAGTAGTCAAAAGCAAG GTTACTGAAGAGGCTGGATATGGAAGAAGtttgtttgagaggttggtatTGTTGGGATACAAGAAGCATCTTCTTAACACTCAGTATAGGATGCATCCATCCATCAGCTTATTCCCAAATAAAGAATTCTATGATGAGCAACTTGTTGATGCCCCTATTGTAAAAGAAATGGAATATAATAGGTGTTTCCTTGAAGGAAAAATGTATGCTTCATTTTCTTTTATAAACATAGCTAAGGGTAAAGAGCAACGAGGTCGTGGACATAGTTCGAAAAATATAGTTGAGGCTGCTGCTATATCCAAGATTATTGGAAACCTTGAAGAAG AATTTTTGAGGACAAGGAAGAAAGTTAGCATAGGAGTCATATCTCCGTATAATGCTCAGGTGTATGAAATCCAAGAAAAAATAAAGTTAAACAATTCTGTTTCTGATCCAGACTTTTCTGTTAGTGTACGTTCTGTTGATGGATTTCAAGGTGGCGAAGAAGATATAATAATTATCTCCACAGTGAGATCTAATGGTGATGCAAAAGTGGGTTTTCTTTCCAATAGGCAGAGAGCGAACGTGGCACTGACCCGGGCTAG ACATTGCCTTTGGATATTAGGGAATGAAACAACTTTAGAAAATAGTGACTCTGTATGGAAAGAACTAGTCCTTGATGCCAAGGAAAGAGGGTGTTTCCATAATGCCGATGAGGACAAGAAACTGGCTGAGGCTATTGAGGATGCCTTGCTTGAGATTGAACTATTTGACGAACCTGAATCGCCATTTAAGAAACTTAGTCTACAGGACAGATCAGAAAGATTTGCTACCACCACCAG AGGTTCACTGTATACCAGAGGTTTCTCCAGGGGCAGGGGCAGGCCGCCACCTCGGAGATCGAGGTGGTAA
- the LOC127084311 gene encoding uncharacterized protein LOC127084311, whose translation MEVSNARNQSSKRKFDDTVSSSSNGVDLSLLEAIEKSQNTIEAVDTRTLKKLVLSFERRLKENIEARLKYPSQPDRFADSELELHEELHKLKVLAGAPELYPDLVSLNVVPSIVDLLNHDNTDIAIDVVQLLQDLTDEDALDENDEPARVLVDAIVDNSALELLVQNLHRLSESDPDENAAIYNTLATIENLIEVKPAVAELVCEKTKLLKWLLGKIKVREFDGNKQYASEILAILLQSSSVNQKKLGQMNGVDVVLQAVAMYKSKDPKSSDEEEMVENLFDCLCCLLMPLENKERFVKAEGVELMIIIMKQKKLAYASAIRAIDFAMTNYPPACERFVDVLGLKTAFAAFMGKIPISKKNKKERYQEELEERIVSLVASLFGGILRGSRRERLLSKFVENECEKIDRLMELYIRYSDRVKAETERLDQIEFDDLEMDEDEKYNRKLESGLYTLQLVAVILGHIWCSEHPQMRGRIELLLKQNKLSKNHVKDILQEYHDNIGDLDGPEEKERAQAKIQKFLTAL comes from the exons ATGGAAGTATCCAACGCCCGAAACCAAAGCTCCAAACGCAAGTTCGACGACACCGTTTCATCATCATCCAACGGTGTCGATCTATCCCTTCTCGAAGCAATCGAGAAATCACAAAACACCATAGAAGCAGTAGACACTCGAACCCTAAAGAAGCTCGTTCTCTCCTTCGAACGCCGGTTGAAGGAAAACATCGAAGCACGACTCAAGTACCCTAGCCAACCGGATCGATTCGCGGATTCCGAATTGGAGCTCCACGAAGAGCTTCACAAACTCAAAGTCCTCGCCGGAGCACCGGAACTTTACCCTGACCTAGTTAGTCTCAATGTTGTTCCGTCAATTGTCGATTTGCTTAACCACGATAACACCGATATTGCTATCGACGTTGTTCAGCTTCTTCAAGACCTAACGGATGAGGACGCGCTTGACGAAAACGATGAGCCTGCTAGGGTTCTTGTTGATGCTATTGTTGATAATAGTGCGTTGGAGCTTTTGGTGCAGAATCTTCACCGTTTATCTGAGTCTGATCCTGATGAGAATGCTGCTATTTATAATACGCTTGCTACGATTGAGAATTTGATTGAGGTGAAACCTGCTGTGGCGGAGTTGGTATGCGAGAAGACCAAGTTGTTGAAGTGGTTGTTGGGGAAGATTAAGGTGAGGGAATTTGATGGGAATAAGCAGTATGCGTCGGAGATTTTGGCGATTTTGCTGCAGAGTAGTTCTGTGAATCAGAAGAAATTGGGGCAGATGAATGGTGTGGATGTGGTGCTTCAGGCTGTGGCGATGTATAAGTCGAAGGATCCTAAAAGTTCTGATGAGGAGGAAATGGTGGAGAATTTGTTTgattgtttgtgttgtttgttaATGCCTTTGGAGAATAAAGAAAGGTTTGTGAAAGCAGAAGGGGTTGAGTTGATGATTATTATTATGAAGCAGAAGAAATTGGCTTATGCTTCTGCTATAAGGGCTATTGATTTTGCAATGACTAACTACCCTCCTGCTTGTGAACGTTTTGTTGATGTTTTGGGATTGAAGACAGCTTTTGCAGCTTTTATGGGTAAG ATTCCCATCAGTAAGAAGAACAAGAAAGAACGGTACCAGGAGGAGTTAGAAGAGCGCATCGTGTCTCTGGTTGCTTCATTATTTG GTGGTATCTTGAGGGGCTCTAGGAGAGAAAGATTATTAAGTAAATTTGTTGAAAACGAATGCGAGAAGATAGATAGGCTAATGGAACTCTACATCAG ATATTCGGATAGAGTCAAAGCTGAAACTGAACGGTTGGATCAAATTGAGTTTGATGACTTGGAG atggatgaagatgaaaagtaCAATCGTAAACTAGAATCCGGACTTTATACACTTCAG TTGGTTGCTGTCATTTTGGGTCATATTTGGTGCTCAGA GCATCCACAAATGAGAGGAAGAATTGAACTACTTCTCAAGCAGAACAAACTTAGTAAAAATCACGTCAAGGATATACTTCAG GAATATCATGACAACATTGGCGATCTTGATGGGCCAGAAGAGAAGGAGCGAGCACAGGCCAAGATTCAGAAGTTTTTAACGGCTTTATAA
- the LOC127084309 gene encoding uncharacterized protein LOC127084309 isoform X3: MERSFNAKREEIDLASLVEIVFSWSFNDVRNENLKNKVQKIPQTFMSVTDYLSSFTPSLIEETHSDLASSLYGVQRAPFCEVLTAEPERSKSYIPTKFLLYQISVNRTNNDTKDVGTYEPEVGDLIALTDFKPKTVEDLNRPRRYYHIAYVYGSKESTGKISVLSSKCIDMDINSNYLGSNNTPKLYAIYLLNLTTNIRVWKALNSELEGANTNMIKKNAENCQLCISGENHIAACSRIQSMIQSQNLNESQKDAVLSCVSMSECHHSDTIKLIWGPPGTGKTKTVASLLFSLLKFKTRTLTCAPTNTAVLEVAARLQNLVKKSLEHNSETYGFGDIVVFGNRSRMKVDDYRCLQDIFLDYRASNLLKCFASSTGWKHQLESMIMLLEDPSKQFGLYKLRVEADILSLEQFAEQKQSDIELEYSSSKQDEKVNDPMTLEQFKKEYLSYKENKKNSVMTLEQFVKQRFSYMGAELKVCMQTLYTHLPTSLVPFEEMKKIPIAIDLLTSLESSLSKAKLKQALDNHADGESIFNSLGGLNIKREECLCLLRSLLETVSLPKVTDKYGIEKLCLMNARLIFCTASSSTRLFAEGMTPIQFLVIDEAAQLKECESAIPLQLPGLHHAILIGDERQLPAVVKSKVTEEAGYGRSLFERLVLLGYKKHLLNTQYRMHPSISLFPNKEFYDEQLVDAPIVKEMEYNRCFLEGKMYASFSFINIAKGKEQRGRGHSSKNIVEAAAISKIIGNLEEEFLRTRKKVSIGVISPYNAQVYEIQEKIKLNNSVSDPDFSVSVRSVDGFQGGEEDIIIISTVRSNGDAKVGFLSNRQRANVALTRARHCLWILGNETTLENSDSVWKELVLDAKERGCFHNADEDKKLAEAIEDALLEIELFDEPESPFKKLSLQDRSERFATTTSRGSLYTRGFSRGRGRPPPRRSRW; encoded by the exons ATGGAGAGGAGTTTTAATGCTAAGAGGGAGGAAATTGATCTTGCAAGTTTGGTAGAAATTGTATTTTCTTGGAGTTTCAACGATGTTCGCAACGAAAACCTCAAGAACAAG GTGCAAAAGATCCCACAAACATTCATGTCAGTAACAGATTACTTAAGCTCATTCACTCCTTCATTGATTGAAGAAACTCACAGTGATCTCGCTTCAAGCTTGTATGGCGTGCAACGCGCACCTTTTTGTGAGGTATTGACAGCTGAACCTGAAAGATCCAAAAGCTACATACCAACCAAGTTCTTGCTGTATCAAATCTCGGTGAACAGAACTAATAACGATACAAAAGATGTTGGAACATATGAACCAGAAGTTGGAGATCTCATTGCGTTGACAGACTTCAAACCGAAAACTGTGGAAGACTTAAACCGGCCTAGAAGATATTATCACATTGCTTATGTTTATGGGTCAAAAGAAAGTACAGGCAAGATCTCAGTTTTGTCTTCTAAATGCATTGATATGGATATTAACTCTAATTACTTGGGGAGCAACAATACACCAAAGCTTTATGCTATCTACCTTTTGAATCTGACAACAAATATTCGTGTTTGGAAAGCCTTGAACTCGGAGTTGGAAGGTGCAAACACGAATATGATTAAAAAG AATGCAGAAAACTGTCAACTTTGCATTTCCGGAGAAAACCATATTGCAGCTTGTTCTAGAATACAAAGCATGATCCAATCTCAGAATCTGAATGAATCCCAAAAAGATGCAGTTTTAAGCTGTGTTTCCATGAGTGAATGTCATCACAGTGACACTATTAAACTCATTTGGGGTCCACCAGGGACTGGCAAAACAAAGACAGTGGCCTCCTTGTTATTTTCCCTGCTCAAGTTTAAAACCAGAACATTGACATGTGCTCCGACTAATACTGCTGTGTTGGAAGTGGCTGCTCGCCTGCAGAATTTAGTTAAGAAGTCACTTGAGCATAATTCCGAAACATATGGTTTTGGTGACATAGTGGTATTCGGAAACAGATCTCGAATGAAAGTAGACGATTACCGTTGTCTCCAGGATATCTTTCTTGATTATCGCGCAAGTAATCTTTTGAAGTGTTTTGCTTCATCCACTGGATGGAAACATCAGTTAGAATCAATGATCATGTTGCTCGAGGACCCCTCAAAGCAATTTGGTTTGTATAAGCTTCGTGTAGAAGCTGATATTCTGTCATTAGAACAATTTGCAGAGCAAAAACAGAGTGATATAGAACTTGAATATAGTTCATCTAAGCAAGATGAGAAGGTTAATGATCCTATGACATTAGAACAATTTAAGAAGGAATACCTTTCCTATAAGGAAAATAAAAAGAATAGTGTCATGACATTGGAACAATTTGTTAAGCAGAGATTCAGTTACATGGGAGCTGAGCTCAAGGTATGCATGCAAACCTTGTATACACACCTACCAACATCTTTAGTTCCATTTGAGGAGATGAAGAAAATTCCTATAGCTATTGATTTGCTAACATCTCTTGAAAGCTCCTTGAGTAAAGCCAAGTTGAAACAAGCTCTCGACAACCATGCAGACGGAGAAAGCATTTTTAACTCGCTTGGAGGGTTAAACATCAAAAGAGAAGAGTGCCTTTGTTTACTAAGATCACTTCTTGAGACAGTTTCACTTCCAAAAGTTACCGACAAATATGGAATTGAAAAATTGTGCTTGATGAATGCACGCCTGATTTTCTGTACTGCATCAAGTTCTACTAGACTTTTTGCAGAAGGAATGACACCGATACAATTTCTAGTTATTGATGAGGCAGCTCAGCTAAAAGAATGTGAATCAGCTATTCCATTGCAGCTTCCAGGTCTCCACCATGCTATTCTCATAGGTGATGAGAGACAACTTCCTGCAGTAGTCAAAAGCAAG GTTACTGAAGAGGCTGGATATGGAAGAAGtttgtttgagaggttggtatTGTTGGGATACAAGAAGCATCTTCTTAACACTCAGTATAGGATGCATCCATCCATCAGCTTATTCCCAAATAAAGAATTCTATGATGAGCAACTTGTTGATGCCCCTATTGTAAAAGAAATGGAATATAATAGGTGTTTCCTTGAAGGAAAAATGTATGCTTCATTTTCTTTTATAAACATAGCTAAGGGTAAAGAGCAACGAGGTCGTGGACATAGTTCGAAAAATATAGTTGAGGCTGCTGCTATATCCAAGATTATTGGAAACCTTGAAGAAG AATTTTTGAGGACAAGGAAGAAAGTTAGCATAGGAGTCATATCTCCGTATAATGCTCAGGTGTATGAAATCCAAGAAAAAATAAAGTTAAACAATTCTGTTTCTGATCCAGACTTTTCTGTTAGTGTACGTTCTGTTGATGGATTTCAAGGTGGCGAAGAAGATATAATAATTATCTCCACAGTGAGATCTAATGGTGATGCAAAAGTGGGTTTTCTTTCCAATAGGCAGAGAGCGAACGTGGCACTGACCCGGGCTAG ACATTGCCTTTGGATATTAGGGAATGAAACAACTTTAGAAAATAGTGACTCTGTATGGAAAGAACTAGTCCTTGATGCCAAGGAAAGAGGGTGTTTCCATAATGCCGATGAGGACAAGAAACTGGCTGAGGCTATTGAGGATGCCTTGCTTGAGATTGAACTATTTGACGAACCTGAATCGCCATTTAAGAAACTTAGTCTACAGGACAGATCAGAAAGATTTGCTACCACCACCAG CAGAGGTTCACTGTATACCAGAGGTTTCTCCAGGGGCAGGGGCAGGCCGCCACCTCGGAGATCGAGGTGGTAA
- the LOC127084309 gene encoding uncharacterized protein LOC127084309 isoform X1 has translation MERSFNAKREEIDLASLVEIVFSWSFNDVRNENLKNKVQKIPQTFMSVTDYLSSFTPSLIEETHSDLASSLYGVQRAPFCEVLTAEPERSKSYIPTKFLLYQISVNRTNNDTKDVGTYEPEVGDLIALTDFKPKTVEDLNRPRRYYHIAYVYGSKESTGKISVLSSKCIDMDINSNYLGSNNTPKLYAIYLLNLTTNIRVWKALNSELEGANTNMIKKVLQANSNNAENCQLCISGENHIAACSRIQSMIQSQNLNESQKDAVLSCVSMSECHHSDTIKLIWGPPGTGKTKTVASLLFSLLKFKTRTLTCAPTNTAVLEVAARLQNLVKKSLEHNSETYGFGDIVVFGNRSRMKVDDYRCLQDIFLDYRASNLLKCFASSTGWKHQLESMIMLLEDPSKQFGLYKLRVEADILSLEQFAEQKQSDIELEYSSSKQDEKVNDPMTLEQFKKEYLSYKENKKNSVMTLEQFVKQRFSYMGAELKVCMQTLYTHLPTSLVPFEEMKKIPIAIDLLTSLESSLSKAKLKQALDNHADGESIFNSLGGLNIKREECLCLLRSLLETVSLPKVTDKYGIEKLCLMNARLIFCTASSSTRLFAEGMTPIQFLVIDEAAQLKECESAIPLQLPGLHHAILIGDERQLPAVVKSKVTEEAGYGRSLFERLVLLGYKKHLLNTQYRMHPSISLFPNKEFYDEQLVDAPIVKEMEYNRCFLEGKMYASFSFINIAKGKEQRGRGHSSKNIVEAAAISKIIGNLEEEFLRTRKKVSIGVISPYNAQVYEIQEKIKLNNSVSDPDFSVSVRSVDGFQGGEEDIIIISTVRSNGDAKVGFLSNRQRANVALTRARHCLWILGNETTLENSDSVWKELVLDAKERGCFHNADEDKKLAEAIEDALLEIELFDEPESPFKKLSLQDRSERFATTTSRGSLYTRGFSRGRGRPPPRRSRW, from the exons ATGGAGAGGAGTTTTAATGCTAAGAGGGAGGAAATTGATCTTGCAAGTTTGGTAGAAATTGTATTTTCTTGGAGTTTCAACGATGTTCGCAACGAAAACCTCAAGAACAAG GTGCAAAAGATCCCACAAACATTCATGTCAGTAACAGATTACTTAAGCTCATTCACTCCTTCATTGATTGAAGAAACTCACAGTGATCTCGCTTCAAGCTTGTATGGCGTGCAACGCGCACCTTTTTGTGAGGTATTGACAGCTGAACCTGAAAGATCCAAAAGCTACATACCAACCAAGTTCTTGCTGTATCAAATCTCGGTGAACAGAACTAATAACGATACAAAAGATGTTGGAACATATGAACCAGAAGTTGGAGATCTCATTGCGTTGACAGACTTCAAACCGAAAACTGTGGAAGACTTAAACCGGCCTAGAAGATATTATCACATTGCTTATGTTTATGGGTCAAAAGAAAGTACAGGCAAGATCTCAGTTTTGTCTTCTAAATGCATTGATATGGATATTAACTCTAATTACTTGGGGAGCAACAATACACCAAAGCTTTATGCTATCTACCTTTTGAATCTGACAACAAATATTCGTGTTTGGAAAGCCTTGAACTCGGAGTTGGAAGGTGCAAACACGAATATGATTAAAAAGGTGCTGCAAGCTAATTCAAAT AATGCAGAAAACTGTCAACTTTGCATTTCCGGAGAAAACCATATTGCAGCTTGTTCTAGAATACAAAGCATGATCCAATCTCAGAATCTGAATGAATCCCAAAAAGATGCAGTTTTAAGCTGTGTTTCCATGAGTGAATGTCATCACAGTGACACTATTAAACTCATTTGGGGTCCACCAGGGACTGGCAAAACAAAGACAGTGGCCTCCTTGTTATTTTCCCTGCTCAAGTTTAAAACCAGAACATTGACATGTGCTCCGACTAATACTGCTGTGTTGGAAGTGGCTGCTCGCCTGCAGAATTTAGTTAAGAAGTCACTTGAGCATAATTCCGAAACATATGGTTTTGGTGACATAGTGGTATTCGGAAACAGATCTCGAATGAAAGTAGACGATTACCGTTGTCTCCAGGATATCTTTCTTGATTATCGCGCAAGTAATCTTTTGAAGTGTTTTGCTTCATCCACTGGATGGAAACATCAGTTAGAATCAATGATCATGTTGCTCGAGGACCCCTCAAAGCAATTTGGTTTGTATAAGCTTCGTGTAGAAGCTGATATTCTGTCATTAGAACAATTTGCAGAGCAAAAACAGAGTGATATAGAACTTGAATATAGTTCATCTAAGCAAGATGAGAAGGTTAATGATCCTATGACATTAGAACAATTTAAGAAGGAATACCTTTCCTATAAGGAAAATAAAAAGAATAGTGTCATGACATTGGAACAATTTGTTAAGCAGAGATTCAGTTACATGGGAGCTGAGCTCAAGGTATGCATGCAAACCTTGTATACACACCTACCAACATCTTTAGTTCCATTTGAGGAGATGAAGAAAATTCCTATAGCTATTGATTTGCTAACATCTCTTGAAAGCTCCTTGAGTAAAGCCAAGTTGAAACAAGCTCTCGACAACCATGCAGACGGAGAAAGCATTTTTAACTCGCTTGGAGGGTTAAACATCAAAAGAGAAGAGTGCCTTTGTTTACTAAGATCACTTCTTGAGACAGTTTCACTTCCAAAAGTTACCGACAAATATGGAATTGAAAAATTGTGCTTGATGAATGCACGCCTGATTTTCTGTACTGCATCAAGTTCTACTAGACTTTTTGCAGAAGGAATGACACCGATACAATTTCTAGTTATTGATGAGGCAGCTCAGCTAAAAGAATGTGAATCAGCTATTCCATTGCAGCTTCCAGGTCTCCACCATGCTATTCTCATAGGTGATGAGAGACAACTTCCTGCAGTAGTCAAAAGCAAG GTTACTGAAGAGGCTGGATATGGAAGAAGtttgtttgagaggttggtatTGTTGGGATACAAGAAGCATCTTCTTAACACTCAGTATAGGATGCATCCATCCATCAGCTTATTCCCAAATAAAGAATTCTATGATGAGCAACTTGTTGATGCCCCTATTGTAAAAGAAATGGAATATAATAGGTGTTTCCTTGAAGGAAAAATGTATGCTTCATTTTCTTTTATAAACATAGCTAAGGGTAAAGAGCAACGAGGTCGTGGACATAGTTCGAAAAATATAGTTGAGGCTGCTGCTATATCCAAGATTATTGGAAACCTTGAAGAAG AATTTTTGAGGACAAGGAAGAAAGTTAGCATAGGAGTCATATCTCCGTATAATGCTCAGGTGTATGAAATCCAAGAAAAAATAAAGTTAAACAATTCTGTTTCTGATCCAGACTTTTCTGTTAGTGTACGTTCTGTTGATGGATTTCAAGGTGGCGAAGAAGATATAATAATTATCTCCACAGTGAGATCTAATGGTGATGCAAAAGTGGGTTTTCTTTCCAATAGGCAGAGAGCGAACGTGGCACTGACCCGGGCTAG ACATTGCCTTTGGATATTAGGGAATGAAACAACTTTAGAAAATAGTGACTCTGTATGGAAAGAACTAGTCCTTGATGCCAAGGAAAGAGGGTGTTTCCATAATGCCGATGAGGACAAGAAACTGGCTGAGGCTATTGAGGATGCCTTGCTTGAGATTGAACTATTTGACGAACCTGAATCGCCATTTAAGAAACTTAGTCTACAGGACAGATCAGAAAGATTTGCTACCACCACCAG CAGAGGTTCACTGTATACCAGAGGTTTCTCCAGGGGCAGGGGCAGGCCGCCACCTCGGAGATCGAGGTGGTAA